CATGACTATGAAAGTGCTGTGAGTACTGATTTGGGGGTTACAAAAAATAGTAGGTGAGTTCACAAatacaaaagctgaaaacaaGGAGGATCGACTGTATTTTCGTAGACAATCTAATCTCAGAAGATTTCAGTTCAGACAAAAATCATAATTACTGTATTACAAAAGGGCACTAGATAGGGGGGAAAGAgtaaaaatcacaattaaaacaaaggTTCAAAATTCTGCAGCAACCATATCCAGTTACACTTTAATATGTTTGCGGCAGACTACATTATTGTTCCCAACTCATCACCCCTCCCTATATCTAAAACCTTTCCCCAAGACAATGCAGTTCCTCCTGCTAGAGATCAGGTATATTTATCTATACTATCAATGTTAGCCATGGACAAGGTATGTGCTTTGGCTGACTGAATGTTAGTGGACATGAGAGAAGCAATGGCTTAAAATGTACTTCCAGAACTGGAGTTTCCTTGTGATTCTATCACTGTGACAAAAACACATTCTCAGGTAGTCCACTGATCCAAGGGggaacaaacacacagaaaacataCCTAGACTCTATCTGCAGCTTGCAGCCTCACCAAGCCAACAACAGTCAACTCACAGATATgttagcaaaaataaatgtttttcgtaccttaagttttatataattattgacCTGCAGTTAACTGATATACAATATACATTAATCTTAAAATATCAGTatcccattaaaaatatttacattaaaaactgagaccactttctttcctcctttttttttttttttttttaaattaagagacagggtgtctcaatgttgcccaagctggagttcggTGGCTAGTGGCTATTCACAAGAACGATCATCGCACactacctcaaactcctgggatcaagcaatcctcctgcctcagctttccaagtcgctgggactataagtgtgtaCCACAGCATGtcagctctctctctccttcttgacCTAAAGCCTAGCATAAAATTAGCTAAGTAGAATGTTTCCAAAGATGCCTGCATCAGTATCTCCCATCCCAcataatttctgtttgattttgccATTCACCCATAAAATGGTGGGATCTACCTCCCCTCCTTGCAAATTTGAGCTGGCCCTCTGATCCTGTCTAAGATCTGAAGCCAGATATTAAGGTACTTCATTAATTTCCATGTTTGTCCTCTATGCAACCTAGCAATCAAGCAAGAAGTCAAAACATACTGACATAGTTTGgatgggtccccacccaaatctcaccttgcattgtaataattcccacgtgtcaagggtggggccgggtgcagataactgaatcatggggatggttccccccatactgttctcgcggtagtgactaagtctcatgagatctgatggttttataaatgggagctcccctgcacatgctctctcctgCCTGCCACTATGTGAGACATGCTTTTgcacctccttgccttccaccatgattgtgaggcctccccagccatgcagaactgtgagtcaattcaacctctttcctttataaattacccagtctcaggtatgtctttatttgcagtgtgagaacagactaatacaataagttgataccagtagagtggggtgctgctgtaaagatacccgaaaatgtggaagcaactttggaaatgggtaacagggagaggctggaacagtttggaaggctcagaagaggataggaaaatgtgggaaagtttggaacttcctagagacttgttgaatggctttgaccaaaatgttaatagtgatatggacaacaaGGTCCAGGCGGAGGTGGTCTCAGAGgcagatgaggaatttgttgggaaatGGAGTAAAGTCACTCTTACTATGCAAAGACACTGCAGGCATTGTGCACCTGTATTAGAAACGGGCATAAGATAGGcgggaaagagggaaaataagaatttttttctagagttccctacagatctgtggaactttgaacttgagagagatgatttaaggtatctgacagaagaaatttctaagcagcaaagcattcgagaagaagcagagcataaaagttcagaaaatttgtagcctgatgatgcaacagaaaagaaaaatctattttctcaggAGACTGGgttgtagaaatttgcataagtaatgaggagccaaatgttaatcaccaagacaatggggcaaatgtctccagggcatgttagagaCCCTCACAGCAGACCCTCCCATCGCAGGCCAGGAGGCttagaaggaaaaatggttttgtgggtccagaaccccctgctgtgtgcagcctaggaacttggggccctgcatcccagctgctcctgccataggtaaaaggggccaaggtacacctcaggccatggcttcagagggtgcaagttcCAAGCCTTTCAGGTTCTaggtggtgttaagcctgcagatgcACCGAAGTCAAGAATTAACGGTCATGAACCTCCGCCttcatttcagaagatgtatgaaaatgcctggaaatccaggcaaaagtttgctgtgggggggaggggaggggggggccctcatggataacctctgctagggcagtgtcaaagggaaatatggggttggagctcccacacagagtccccactggggtactgccaagcagagctgtgagaaaagggccaccatcctccagaccccagaatggtagatccactgacagcttgcactgtgtgcctggaaaagctgcagacactcaatgcagCCAgaaggggggctgtaccctgcaaagccacaggggcggggCTGCCCAAGACCctgggaacccacttcttgcatcaccTAGATGTgacacatggagtcaaaggaggtcattttggagctttaagatttgcctgctgggttttggacttgcatggggcctgtagctctttcgctttggccaatttctcccatttgaaacgagtgtatttacccaatgcctgtatccctgtgtatctagaaaataactaacttgcttttgattttacaggctcataggtggaagggacttgccttgtctcagatgagactttggactatggaattttgagttaatgctgaaataagagtTTGGGGGACTTAGGGGAAGGcatgattgcttttgaaatatgaggacatgagatttgggaggggccggggaagaattatatggtttggctctgtccgcacccaaatctcatcttgaattgtaacaattcccatgtgtcaagggtggggccaggtggagataactgaatcatggaggcagtttcccccatgctgttctcatggtagtgaataagtctcatgaggtctgatggttttataaatggatgttcccctgcacatgctctctcctgcccaccatgtctgactaaattttgtatttttactagagacgggctttcactatgttggccaggctggcctccaactcctgatctcgtgatccgtccaccccgacctcccaaagtgctaggatcataggcataagccaccacacccggcctcttttttttctttttcttttttttatctggagactgagttttgcactcgttgcccaggctggagtgcaatggtgcgatctcagctcactgcagtctccacctcagCAGGAGAGCAGGAATCTTCAGTGATCCACGGGCAAATATGCAGCCATTGTGGGCACCTGTTCCTCCCGCGACCTTTGTGCCCACGTCTCTCCCTCCAGTACCTACTGCACGGCCCCCCACGTCCGCCTCCTGCCATTGCCAGCAGGTGCCTTGCGCGGGTACCTGGCTGCGCTTATTCATCCATTATGGTCGCTCTGTCACTGGTGCCATTATGTGCTCACATGCCCACTCCCTCAGGTTTAGAAGTCGCGTTGCCCGGCAACAGAACAATCTGCTGGCTTAGCCTTTGGCCAAGTTGGCAGCTGGACGAGGACGCTCAGAGCCCAGCTCTTGAGAGTTCAAGTATCCGACAGTTCCCCACTGCTCCCAGGAGCGGTTACCCGGGCACTCTGTGCCCCTCATTCCTGTTTGGGCCAAGGCCGAGGACCTGCGAGTAGGGCTCAGTTGCCTGGAGCCCCTTCAGCCCATCCCCCAGTTCACTTTGCTTGTGGGATCTCCCCGTTGCTCCTGCCCCTGGACTGAGTGGCAGGCCATCCTACAAACACCCGCACACTCGACATCAGTGGTGTCAAGACAACTCTAAGAAGGTTTTCCGTGATCCTGCAAGACCTGTGTTCCATCCTGGTGATTCTGTCTTCAATTTCACTGCACAGGTACCACAGTAAGCCAGTGCTGTGTGCTCCGAGTTCCAGGGCATCCCCCAGCCCAGCCACTACACTGAGCACAAGGACTCTGTGGGGCCCAGGAGCAGGTAGTCACCCCTTTGGGGTCCACAACACCCGGCTGTCCCCAGACTTGTGTCCAGGGAAGATAGTGTTGAGGGCCCTCAAGGAGAGCAGGGCAGGGATGCCTGAGCAGGACAAGGACCCCAGAGTCCAAGAAAATCCTGATGATCAGAGAACGGTCCCCGAGGTCACCGGGGATGCACGGTCTGCATTTTGGCCCCTGCGGGACAATGGAGGCCCCTCTCCCTTTGTGCCCAGGCCCGGGCCTCTGCAGACAGACCTCCACGCCCAGAGCTCAGAAATCAGATATAACCACACATCCCAGACATCCTGGACGAGCTCGAGCACCAAACGAAATGCCATCTCCAGCTCCTACAGCTCCACGGGAGGCTTGCCGGGGCTAAAGCAGAGGAGGGGGCCAGCCTCATCCCGCTGCCAGCTGACCCTCAGTTACTCAAAGACAGTGAGTGAGGACAGGCCTCAGGCTGTCTCTTCGGGTCACACACGGTGTGAAAAGGGGGCAGATACATCACCAGGGCAGACAATCGCCCCAACGGGTGGCTCCCCCAGATCCCAGGATTCTAGGCCCCGTAGACGCAAGATTCCCCTGCTGCCACGCAGGCGAGGGGAGCCTTTGATGCTGCCACCTCCCTTAGAGCTGGGGTACCGGGTCACGGCTGAAGACCTGCACCTGGAAAAAGAGACGGCATTCCAGCGCATCAACAGTGCACTGCACGTTGAGGACAAGGCCATCCCGGACTGCAGACCCTCACAGCCTTCCCACACTTTGTCCTCACTTGCAACAGGGGCTTCGGGTGGGCCTCCCGTTTCTAAAGCACACACTATGGATGCACAGCAGGACAgacccaagtcccaagactgcctggACCTAGTGGCCCCCCTAGCATCTGCTGCAGAGGTCCCCGCTACAGCTCCCGTGTCTGGGAAGAAGCACAGACCACCAGGAcccctgttctcctcctcagatCCCCTTCCGGCCAACTCTTCCCACTCCCGGGACTCAGCCCAGGTCACCTCGATGATTCCTGCCCCCTTGACAGCTGCAAGCAGGGATGCCGGCATGAGAAGAACAAGTTCGGCTCCTGCACCTGccgcagcagcccctcccccctccacatTGAACCCCACGTCGGGGTCACTACTCAATGCAGTGGATGGAGGCCCCTCACATTTCTTGTcctcagccacagctgcagcACGTGTCCAGAGGTCAGAAGTGAGATATAACCAGAGATCCCAGACCTCCCGGACCAGATCGTGCCTCAAACGAAATGCCAGCTCCAGCTCCCACAGCTCTACGGAAGGCCTCCAAGAAGTAAAGCGGAGGAGGGGGCCAGCCTCATCCCACTGCCAGCTGGCCCACAGTTCCTCAAACACAGTGAGTGAGGATGGACCTCAGGCTGTCTCTTCGGGTCACCGCTGTGAAAACAAGGCAGGTACAGCACCAGGGCAGACACTCGCCCCCAGGGGTGGCTCCCCCAGATCCCAGGCCTCTAGGCCCCACATCAACAGTGCACTGCACGTTGAGGACAAGGCCATCTCGGACTGCAGACCCTCACGGCCTTCCCACACTTTGTCCTCACTTGCAACAGGGGCTTCGGGTGGGCCTCCCGTTTCTAAAGCACCCACTATGGATGCACAGCAGGACAgacccaagtcccaagactgcctggGCCTAGTGGCCCCCCTAGCATCTGCTGCAGAGGTCCCTGCTACAGCTCCCGTGTCTGGGAAGAAGCACAGACCACCAGGAcccctgttctcctcctcagatccccttcctgccacctcttcCCACTCCCGGGACTCAGCCCAGGTCACCTCGCTGATTCCTGCCACCTTCACAGCTGCAAGCAGGGATGCCGGCATGAGAAGAACAAGGTCGGCTCCTGCAGCTAccgcagcagcccctcccccatCCACATTGAACAACACGTCGGGGTCACTACTCAATGCAGTGGATGGAGGCCCCTCACATTTCTTGGcctcagccacagctgcagcACGTGCCCAGAGGTCAGAAGTGAGATATAACCAGAGATCCCAGACCTCCCGGACCAGATCCTGCCTCAAACGAAatgccagctccagctccagctcccacAGCTCTACGGAAGGCCTCCAGGAACTAAAGCGGAGGAGGGGGCCAGCCTCATCCTACTGCCAGCTGGCCCACAGTTCCCCAAACACAGTGAGTGAGGACGGACCTCAGGCTGTCTCTTCGGGTCACCGCTGTGAAAACAAGGCAGGTACAGCACCAGGGCACACACTCGCCCCCAGGGGAGGCTCCCCCAGATCCCAGGCCTCTAGGCCCCACATCAACAGTGCACTGCACGTTGAGGACAAGGCCATCTCGGACTGCAGACCCTCACGGCCTTCCCACACTTTGTCCTCACTTGCAACAGGGGCTTCCGGTGGGCCTCCCGTTTCTAAAGCACCCACTATGGACGCACAGCAGGACAgacccaagtcccaagactgcctggGCCTAGTGGCCCCCCTAGCATCTGCTGCAGAGGTCCCCTCTACAGCTCCCGTGTCTGGGAAGAAGCACAGACCACCAGGAcccctgttctcctcctcagatccccttcctgccacctcttcCCACTCCCGGGACTCAGCCCAGGTCACCTCGCTGATTCCTGCCACCTTCACAGCTGCAAGCAGGGATGCCGGCATGAGAAGAACAAGGCCTGGCACCTCGGCTCCTGCAGCTGccgcagcagcccctcccccctccacatTGAACCCCACGTCGGGGTCGCTACTCAATGCAGTGGATGGAGGCCCCGCACATTTCTTGGGCTCAGCCACAGCTGCAGCACGTGCCCAGAGGTCAGAAGTGAGATATAACCAGAGATCCCAGACCTCCCGGACCAGATCGTGCCTCAAACGAAATGCCAGCTCCAGCTCCCACAGCTCTACGGAAGGCCTCCACGAAGTAAAGCGGAGGAGGGGGCCAGCCTCATCCCACTGCCAGCTGGCCCACAGTTCCTCAGTGAGTGAGGACGGACCTCAGGCTGTCTCTTCGGGTCACCGCTGTGAAAACAAGGCAGGTACAGCACCAGGGCAGACACTCGCCCCCAGGGGTGGCTCCCCCAGATCCCAGGCCTCTAGGCCCCGCATCAACACTGCACTGCACGTTGAGGACAAGGCCATCTCGGACTGCAGACCCTCACGGCCTTCCCACACTTTGTCCTCACTTGCAACAGGGGCTTCCGGTGGGCCTCCCGTTTCTAAAGCACCCACTATGGATGCACAGCAGGACAgacccaagtcccaagactgcctggTCCTACTGGCCCCCCTAGCATCTGCTGCAGAGGTCCCCTCTACAGCTCCCGTGTCTGGGAAGAAGCACAGACCACCAGGAcccctgttctcctcctcagatccccttcctgccacctcttcCCACTCCCGGGACTCAGCCCAGGTCACCTCGCTGATTCCCGCGCCCTTCACAGCTGCAAGCAGCGATGCCGGCATGAGAAGAACAAGGCCTGGCACCTCGGCTcctgcagctgcagcagcagcccctcccccctccacatTGCACCCCACGTCGGGGTCACTACTCAATGCAGTGGATGGAGGCCCCTCACATTTCTTGGcctcagccacagctgcagcACGTGTCCAGAGGTCAGAAGTGAGATATAACCAGAGATCCCAGACCTCCCGGACCAGATCCTGCCTCCAAGGAAATGCCAGCTCCAGCTCCCACAGCTCTACGGAAGGCCTCCCGCAACTAAAGCGGAGGAGGGGGCCAGCCTCATCCCACTGCCAGCTGGCCCACAGTTCCTCAAACACAGTGAGTGAGGACGGACCTCAGGCTGTCTCTTCGGGTCACACCCGCTGTGAGAAGAAGGCAGGTACAGCACCAGGGCAGACACTTGCCCCCAGGGGTGGCTCCCCCAGATCCCAGGCCTCTAGGCCCCGCATCAACACTGCACTGCACGTTGAGGACAAGGCCATCTCGGACTGCAGACCCTCACGGCCTTCCCACACTTTGTCCTCACTTGCAACAGGGGCTTCGGGTGGGCCTCCCGTTTCTAAAGCACCCACTATGGATGCACAGCAGGACAgacccaagtcccaagactgcctggGCCTACTGGCCCCCCTAGCATCTGCTGCAGAGGTCTCCTCTACAGCTCCCGTGTCTGGGAAGAAGCACAGACCACCAGGAcccctgttctcctcctcagatccccttcctgccacctcttcCCACTCCGGGGACTCAGCCCAGGACACCTCGCTGATTCCTGCCCCCTTCACACCTGCAAGCAGGGATGCCGGCATCAGAAGAATGTTTCGTGTTCGAAATTGTTTGAGgggtttgggtttatttttgttggttttttcttttttttttttgcttacgtGGGCATCCTTCAGCTTTTAATAATCTGAAAAATTCTATTTACCCATTGTCAATGTGTATAAATTAATCTCAGTCAATTTTATACAATAAAAGGTGAACTTTTATCCATCAaacaataatttaacaaaaaatgtacCGGAAGAAGAATGTTCATTACAAATATAGGAAAcataaatattaccaaatattgGCAAGCactaaaatgttcagaaatataAGTCTATTACAGTTATAGCTCTCTCAAGCaaaaaaacagcagagaaaaacTTAGTTTACCTGAGgggctatttatttacttagggATTTGTTAAAAGGTCAAATGGGGTCACACAGAATACTAAGAAGAGCTGTTCATCCAGGCCTCACTAAGAACTCTTCTTCATGCAGTAGCTATATGGTAATATGACAACTGCTCCTACGACCCAAAGAGGAACTACAGCAACTACTCTTTAGCATCTGTTGCTCCCAACTCTGCTTTGCAATTATATGACTCAAGCATTCTGGCTCCGTTAACTATTACTGCTGTTACTCCCAAGTAAATtccctctaaaaaataaaaatttttaaagctgtaatTTAAGCTCTCTGCTGCCTCATGACTTCAATTCCATCAGAGTTACGCATTGTTTCCTCTGTACATCTTTGCTCTGCTTCCATTGCTAATTCCCTAGAAAAGTGTTGTATATTCAAAgttccaaagaaacagaatatccaagacaTCACCAATCATCCAAAACATAGTGTAGGAGGCCACAGTTAAGAGAAGCAAGACCATTAGCTCTTTTTATAGGCTCGAGAACAACAGGATGCTTTGGTCCTGTATCAGCAGGACGCTTTTTGGGTAGATCCTACTGCCACCCTACTATCGGGTAGATCCTACTGTCACCCTAGCTATGGGCACATGTCAGAGTCCCATGTAATAAAGGAGACAAAAGGAAACCACCACGAGTATAAACTAAGAAAAGTACTCCAAGGTTTCTAAGAATGGAGCTGTATAACTCACTTTGCCCCGTTTGTTACTTCTCCACGGTACTTACCACCACCTATtacatacattttgtttatagTCAGTCTTCCCCCATTAGAATGAAAGTTCCGTGAGGATAGGACTATACAGTCagccctcagtatccatgggggactggtttcaggatctcctgagggtaACAAAGgatactcaagtccctgatataaaatgacatagtatttgcaCATCACCtttgcacatcctcccatatacttcatATCAACTCTAGATCACTCATAATATCCGATGTAAATGTCATGCAAATAGTTATTGTACTATATTGTGTAAGGAATaaggacaagaaaaaagtctgtacatgttcagtacagacgcaatttttttttccaatatttccaATCCTTGGTTGCCTTAACGGATGTAGAACccaggaataagttctggtgtccTATTGCATAGTAGGATgagtatagttaacaataacatattatatatttgaaaatagccagaagagtagattttgaattttctccctacagaaaaatcattatgcaaattaccctgatttgatcattacacattgagtacatgtattaaaacatcacattctaccccatatatatgtacagttattatgtgtccataaaaatttaatgtcaatgtgtgaaataaaatgaaaaaataaaaatttttaaagctgta
The genomic region above belongs to Homo sapiens chromosome 5, GRCh38.p14 Primary Assembly and contains:
- the LOC124900992 gene encoding putative POM121-like protein 1-like, which gives rise to MDAQQDRPKSQDCLGLVAPLASAAEVPSTAPVSGKKHRPPGPLFSSSDPLPATSSHSRDSAQVTSLIPATFTAASRDAGMRRTRPGTSAPAAAAAAPPPSTLNPTSGSLLNAVDGGPAHFLGSATAAARAQRSEVRYNQRSQTSRTRSCLKRNASSSSHSSTEGLHEVKRRRGPASSHCQLAHSSSVSEDGPQAVSSGHRCENKAGTAPGQTLAPRGGSPRSQASRPRINTALHVEDKAISDCRPSRPSHTLSSLATGASGGPPVSKAPTMDAQQDRPKSQDCLVLLAPLASAAEVPSTAPVSGKKHRPPGPLFSSSDPLPATSSHSRDSAQVTSLIPAPFTAASSDAGMRRTRPGTSAPAAAAAAPPPSTLHPTSGSLLNAVDGGPSHFLASATAAARVQRSEVRYNQRSQTSRTRSCLQGNASSSSHSSTEGLPQLKRRRGPASSHCQLAHSSSNTVSEDGPQAVSSGHTRCEKKAGTAPGQTLAPRGGSPRSQASRPRINTALHVEDKAISDCRPSRPSHTLSSLATGASGGPPVSKAPTMDAQQDRPKSQDCLGLLAPLASAAEVSSTAPVSGKKHRPPGPLFSSSDPLPATSSHSGDSAQDTSLIPAPFTPASRDAGIRRMFRVRNCLRGLGLFLLVFSFFFLLTWASFSF